In the Mauremys mutica isolate MM-2020 ecotype Southern chromosome 13, ASM2049712v1, whole genome shotgun sequence genome, one interval contains:
- the GGT7 gene encoding glutathione hydrolase 7 isoform X2 — protein MGSQDVSPLRETSKDPFSADCSCRQDGLTVIITACLTFAMGVTVALIMQIYFGDPQIFHQGAVVTDAARCTALGIEVLNKQGSSVDAAIAAALCAGIINPHTSGIGGGGVMLVHDIRKNKSQVIDFRETAPFGIQEEGLRKAWELKPGLLVGVPGMIQGMHKAHQLHGRLPWSELLGLAANIAQDGFNVTHDLARAITELKELNYSDKFRETFLPDGQPLLPGMFVRRVDLATILDLVGSEGVSAFYDGNLTQEIITEVHNYGGVLLEEDFINYNAVVENPVHTVYQGHLVLSPPPPHAGPALITALNILEGFNITSQVTRENTLHWIAETLKIALDLANSLGDPVGDASIYHSVDDMVSKSKADFLRQLINDSQSFPSGIHIPHFSIESAPPASQVLVMGPDDYIVAVVSSLNRPFGSGIITPSGILLNSQMLDFSWLNSTLNHSSPGLRNLIQPGKRPLSFLLPTIVRPSEGMCGTYLCLGANNGHKALSSITQVLVNVLTLNKNLSESLSLGRLHPQLQSNILQVDSEFPEEDIEFLEARGHQVYKVDVLSLVHGARRTNNFIIGVKDPRSMDAAGATIL, from the exons ATGGGCAGTCAGGATGTCTCGCCGCTGCGGGAGACCAGCAAAGACCCATTCTCTGCGGACTGCAGCTGCCGCCAGGATGGGCTGACTGTGATCATCACGGCCTGCTTAACCTTTGCGATGGGAGTCACAGTGGCCCTGATCATGCAGATCTACTTTGGGGACCCACAG ATATTCCACCAGGGTGCCGTGGTCACCGATGCTGCCCGCTGCACGGCGCTGGGCATTGAGGTGCTCAACAAGCAGGGATCCTCAGTGGACGCAGCCATCGCCGCAGCTCTGTGCGCAGGAATAATCAACCCCCACACGTCCGGCATCGGCGG TGGGGGAGTCATGCTGGTCCATGATATCCGGAAGAACAAGAGTCAGGTGATTGACTTCCGAGAGACAGCCCCCTTTGGGATCCAGGAGGAAGGCCTTCGGAAGGCCTGGGAGCTGAAG CCGGGTCTCCTGGTGGGGGTGCCAGGCATGATACAAGGGATGCACAAGGCACATCAGTTACATGGAAG ACTCCCATGGTCAGAACTTTTGGGTCTTGCTGCCAACATTGCCCAGGATGGATTCAATGTCACGCATGACTTGG CCAGAGCTATCACCGAACTGAAGGAGCTGAACTACTCTGACAAATTCAGAGAGACTTTCCTTCCAGATGGCCAGCCTTTGTTGCCTGGAATGTTTGTGAGGCGAGTCGATCTAGCCACTATTTTGGATCTCGTTGGCTCAGAAGGGGTCTCGGCCTTCTATGATGGAAACCTAACCCAGGAGATCATTACTGAG GTCCATAACTATGGAGGAGTCCTGTTAGAAGAAGACTTCATTAACTACAATGCTGTAGTGGAAAATCCAGTCCACACGGTGTATCAAG GTCACCTCGTTCTCAGCCCTCCACCTCCACATGCGGGTCCTGCACTGATCACAGCTCTAAATATCCTGGAGGGCTTTAATATCACGAGCCAGGTAACCAGGGAAAATACCCTCCATTGGATAGCAGAG ACGTTAAAAATAGCACTGGACCTAGCTAACAGCTTGGGAGACCCAGTCGGTGACGCATCCATCTACCATAGTGTAGACGACATGGTCAG TAAATCAAAGGCAGATTTCCTGCGTCAGCTGATTAACGACTCCCAGTCCTTCCCTTCTGGTATCCATATTCCACACTTCTCCATAGAGAGCGCCCCCCCTGCTAGCCAGGTCCTTGTTATGGGACCCGATGACTACATTGTTGCAGTTGTAAG TTCCCTGAACCGTCCATTTGGAAGTGGAATAATAACACCCTCTGGAATCCTTCTAAACAGTCAGATGTTGGATTTTTCCTGGCTGAATAGTACATTGAACCACTCCTCTCCTGGCCTG AGGAATCTCATTCAGCCTGGAAAAAGACCTCTGTCCTTTTTACTGCCCACTATTGTTCGACCATCTGAAGGGATGTGTGGGACTTATCTTTGTCTGGGAGCTAACAATGGCCACAAAGCCTTGAGCAGCATCACACAG GTTTTAGTAAATGTTTTAACACTTAACAAGAACCTGAGTGAGAGTCTGTCACTGGGTCGACTGCACCCACAGCTTCAATCCAACATCCTGCAAGTTGACA GTGAATTTCCCGAAGAAGATATTGAATTCCTTGAAGCCAGGGGTCATCAAGTATATAAAGTCGACGTGCTTTCCCTGGTTCATGGAGCCAGGAGAACCAACAA